From the genome of Vulpes lagopus strain Blue_001 chromosome 2, ASM1834538v1, whole genome shotgun sequence, one region includes:
- the BSPH1 gene encoding binder of sperm protein homolog 1, with the protein MFSVGRHKNSKINVSFKFSFSETITHLPEIKDGKCFFPFYYRNEVFYDCMKLKTKHKWCSLNETYQGYWKYCSEEDFAKCVFPFWYRHMIYRDCTEDGDAFGKKWCSLTQHYNKDKIWKYCD; encoded by the exons ATGTTCTCGGTTGGAAGACATAAGAATAGCAAGATAAATGTCagcttcaaattttctttttcagaaactaTAACTCACCTTCCAGAAATCAAAG atGGCAAGTGTTTCTTTCCATTCTACTATAGAAATGAAGTGTTCTATGACTGCATGAAGTTAAAGACAAAACATAAGTGGTGCTCCCTAAATGAGACTTACCAAGGATATTGGAAATATTGCTCTGAAGAAG ACTTTGCAAAATGTGTGTTTCCCTTCTGGTACAGACACATGATCTACCGGGACTGTACTGAAGATGGGGACGCGTTTGGGAAAAAATGGTGTTCGCTGACCCAGCATTATAACAAGGACAAGATTTGGAAATATTGTGACTGA